In Harpia harpyja isolate bHarHar1 chromosome W, bHarHar1 primary haplotype, whole genome shotgun sequence, the sequence taagaagtcataatttcatcccccgcttgtacagacacccctctctgtatcccatagggttgtccatacaggatttcaaaggggctcagtccttctttcgcccttggtcttgttcgtatacgcagaagggctaaagggagagactgaggccatgtcagatttgcttcttgtcctaatttcacaatttgctgtttgattaagtggttcattttttccacttgaccactcgactgggggtgatatggagtatgaagctgccaatctatacccaaatggcagctaatttgttgtactatttttgagacaaaatgtggtcctctgtcagaggatatggttgctggaaccccaaaacgtggtattatctcttgcactatattttagttacctcccgagctttagccgttcttgtggggaatgcttctggccaacctgaaaaggtatcagttaataccaataaatatcgataccccccttttcttggaagttctgtaaaatcaatttgccattgttgtccaggcccattgccttttccaatctggcccatttccggcttgggggtattcttaggattagtctggaggcaaagatcgcattgttgagtcacctgtctcaccgtggtgtataaatttctagccacaatttctcttatcaaatgtttatacagagcctctgtcccccaatgtcttttcctatgctcctcccgtatcaaatgccataataagcaagagggaacgattagctttccctgtggggtatgagcccacccctcttcattatatgacccttctaaatctgtaatgagcttctgatcttccttggtgtattctggcttaccttctagggaaatctgcctatcaggaattaaggccccttctatttttacctttgttttggccacttgttttgcctctctgtctgccagctcattccctctttccaaatctgagctcactttctggtgtgccttaatatgcataattgctactttcttagggagctggacagcttccagtaacttcagaatttcttctgcgtgtttgatatttttcccttgagaactcaatagtcctctctccttccaaattgctccatgtgcgtgtacaactccaaaggcatattttgagtctgtataaatgttcacaactttgccctgggccaattccaggacgcgggttagagcaattatttctgccttctgtgcagaggtgttcatgggcaaaacccctgattctattacctcttggctggtggtgacggcgtaccctgcatgtcgattaccatttagaacgtaactgcttctgtctgtgaaccaagtttccccgttttccatggggctgtctttcaggtctgggcgactggcgttcgatggtttccaagcagtcatgatgtaccggttctcctgtgtttccgctgagaaaagaagctgggttgacaatgttagtgactacaatctccacatcatcctgctctaccaatgtagattgatatctcaggaatctttgcggagagagccaacgtccaccctttgcttccagtactgctgatactgcatgagacaccaaaacagtcattttctggcccagagtaaactttcgggcttcctgtatgttcagtatcacagctgcaactgcccgcaggcatccaggccaaccttttgcagtcatgtctaactgcttagagaggtaggcaactgcccgttgatatggacccaggttttgtgctaatattcccagggcaatgccctgcttctcgtgggagtaaagaagaaacggcttgcttacatctgggagtcctaaggccggggctgacatcaaagcctttttcagtagctcaaaggctcgttcggtctccttgttccactcaaggtgtttctgctcagtggctgtcagcacatacagtggtttaacaagcaatccataattatagatccacaatcggcaccaccccatcattcccagaaaagtccgtaactcttttactgtctgaggtctctgagtttgacATATTGTCTCTTTACGGGCCtctcccaaagttctttgtcctgcactaatttcatagcccaaataattcactttgcattgCATTACTTGGGCtttcttcttggatacccggtacccctggagtcccaggaaattcaacaaactcactgtccatgtcatacaatctttctctgttttggtagcaatcaggatatcatccacatactgcaacagctttccctcctcagacggggcttcccaggattctaagtctttcgcaagctgattgccaaaaatggtaggactattcttaaatccttgtggcaacaccgtccaagtgagctgggtctttcgaccactcttggggttttcccattcaaatgcaaataatttttggctggcttcatggagagggaggcaaaagaaagcatccttcaaatctaaaacagtaaagcaagtcaattcaggtgttaatacggtcaacagggtatatgggtttgccactaccgggtaaagatcttcagttatcttattcaccgcccgtaagtcttggaccacccgatatgtcccatcgggcttccgaacaggtaatataggggtattgaattcagactcacactcttttattaatcccaactgcaaaaatttttctatcaccggccggattccttctctgtcttccttctttaggggatattgtttaattcttactggcttttggccttccttgatcctaacttcaacaggtggagcacttttcgatctcccaggtgcatcggtagcccataccccagggtacacttggtttaagatgtcctcgttaatgcttccttctagggggagactggttaaggttaggctcaatatttgaatatattgttgatcttttacctccagagtagtTTCTCccatttcaaatacaatttttgctcccaattgttccaacaagtcccttcccaaaagtgcctttggggagttgggcatatataaaaatttatgaatgcgcCAGTGctttcctaatttatattttaaaggtttacaaaaatatgccttttcactttggccactcgctcctttcaccatgacataatcatctcccaggggcatcaaagcttgattcagtaCCGAGTATGTtcctcctgtatctaccaaaaatactacctcttgttgtgttttccctagcttaattataaccagtggatccgctagggtagattccccaggttcccgtcaatctcccttcacatgggctaccgttcttcctgtttgagccctctgatcctctttcttgttctttgggcattcctttttccaatgactgaatttcttacacaaagcacactGATCCTTGCCCAGttggggcaagtctcgtctaggccctcttcctctttcttcctggataacagccattaatttcctttgcccttgcctatatccttcctctctgttactaaatactctccatgcttcatccaacaatatttctaaattcctaccctctgtagggcgtaatttctgaagtttgcgccttatgtcccctgtagattgacccaaaaacagggagaccaattgttgtactcctacctctgacccagggtccagcggtgtgctgcggcacATTACATCCCTCAGTTGATCCAGGAATTCgaatggagactcggaaggactctgtttaactgcatataaagctgaccaatttatagttttggggattgctctctccattccttttgtaatccaatcctgatacccctgcaatctttccatatgtgcagatctattaacgtcccactttgggtcttggagagggaaatattccttaatgtcccctcctgtaatcttataatgatcttcagcaaggttccctgctgtttttaaaatcagctgtttctctgtctcagtcatgtattccaataatagctgtatatccttccaatcagggttatgctgttttacaataaattggaaatgcttagttacacttaccggatcactcctataatcttttgcaacctttttccattcccctaggtcagcagtagaaaagggtactttgattaacatcgtcccaccatccggccccaccgcctctcggagaggtgcttgtaaagctgttgaggtagttttcttcctagtacgggaagatacagggctgtccgggggggttggagttctatccgagtctgcatcctgttcctgtggtcgagggggaggcttaaacaaatcagttagaccttgttctggtgcctgatgaattttatttgtctttgtacatctttgtccaatactatatgctgaacaacaccgcctcagtttacctctaaactccttgttgttctctcgctcaagtgcaagcaccatggggtcctgtgggggtaccattccacagtccctttgccactccggatggtttcggagggtgaaaaacatgtctgcatacgaaacctcatcccattttccttctctccttaaaaacagcattatttgtaatagaatattataatctattgacccattaagtggccacttagcatcaccttctaacttatacaacggccaccattgattgcaatatttaataaggttctttttattttccatacctccggtcccaacaatatctttccagtgggcaattacacaacccagaggacgtaatggtcagcagcgttcagtcagcggcgaggccagcagaggcaacggtaagtcggcggctaagcgctagattgaggcggacagggaggttcccgaggcccgggagcgccggggaagggcagagggacccggccggagccggcggctctcgcgggagaggctgacgcggcgtgggggttgccaggggcaaccgcgggagatttgaacgcccctgaggagcgccggcgaccaggagCGCCGgcgaacagggcgtggcgcggcagtttgcgcggtagggcgcagcccccaactcttcccagctcgagaaggctgcTCAAggggtgggtgtcggcccagagggagacccaggtatggttgccactcgggggaaagccattgttaggaaaaatatggcaacgcagacagaggtcccacgtacacatgcagctgtccaggtctccggctgcagggagtgcctgagtctatcagaaatgatggaggtcagcggggacacctcttgtgtgaggtgtgaccaggtgagtgatttgctcagcctggtggtagagctgaaggaggaagtggaaaggttgaggagtatcagggagtgtgagagggagatagattggtgggcccacaccctaccatccctgaggcaggggcagcagatggaggctccgcaagaagcggaggttcccctgccctcctgccaccaggcaggaggggacctaagagatggaggggaatggatacaggtccctgctcggggaggcaggcgaatccgctcccggtctccctcaccttcccagttgcccctactcaacaggtatggggctctggaacttgaggaccaggccagtgaagatcagggtgtagatgaagccctatctagggaggtgcctaagcccagttgggcatccccacgcattctcacatcctcagaaaaaagaaaaaggacggTAATCGTCATAGGctactccctcttaagggggacagagggcccaatatgcagacctgacccatcccacagggaagtctgctgcctccctggggcccgggtaaaagacattaccaggaaactccctggtctggttcggacctctgattattacccattgctagttgtgcaggttggcagtgatgagattgcagagaggaatccaaaggcaatcaaaagggatttcagggcactgggacgattagtagaaagatcgggagcacaggtagtgttttcctcaatcccttcagtggcagggaaatacactgaaaggaacaggaaaacacacctggtcaatacgtggctcagaggctggtgccataggtggaattttgggttttttgatcatggggagacttacacagcaccgggcttgctagcgacagatggtgtccagctgtctcaaaggggtaagagaatccttgctcatgagatggcagggctcatagaaagggctttaaactaggttcgaagggggcaagggataaaactaggtgcaccagagatgagcctgggggcagcgtgccgatgttaggggtggattcgatgacccagctcaaatgcatctatgccaacgcacgcagcatgggcaataaacaggaggagctggaagccattgtgcagcaggatagatatgacttagtcaccatcacggaaacatggtgggatgactcccatgactggagtgctgcaatggatggctacaagctcttcagaagggacaggcaaggtagaagaggtggtggggtggctctttatgttagggaatgttttgactgttcagagctacacgattctgatgacaaggtggagtgcttatgggtgaggatgagagggaaagccaataagacatattgtgctgggagtctgttatagaccgcctgaccaggttgaagagacggatgaatcgttctacaagcggctggcagtagtctcagaatcgtgtgcccttgtccttgtgggggactttaactttccagacatctgctggaaatacaacacagcagtgagtaaacaatctaggaggttcctggagtgtgtggaagataacttcttgacacagctggtgggtgagccaaccaggggaggagccttgctagacctgttgtttacgaacagggaaggactggtgggaggtgtgatggttggaggccgtcttgggcttagcgaccatgaaatggtagaattttcaattcttggtgaggcaaagaaggtggtcagcaaaaccaccactatggacttccggagggctaactttggcctcttcaaggcactggttgagaaagtcccttgggagacggtcctgaagggcaaaggggtccaggagggatggacattctttaaaaaggaaatcttaatggctcaggaccaggctattcccatgtgccgcaagtcaaaccgccgaggaaaacgaccggcctggctgaatggggagcttttgctaggacttaagaaaaaaaggagagtttataatctctggaggaaagggcgggcaacttgggaggagtacagggatcttgttagatcatacagagagaaaattagaaaggcgaaagctcagctagaactaaatctggccactatcgtaagggacaacaaaaaatgtttttacaaatatgttaacagtaaaaagaatcccaaggagaatatctttcctttaatggatacagaagggaacgtagcaaccagtgatgaggaaaaggccgaggtacttaatgccttctttgcctcagtctttaatagtgagtccaatcatcctcagggtactccacctcatgagctggaaggtaaggatgaagagcataacataccccccttaatccaggaggaattagttagggacctgttacgccatctggacactcacaaatctatgggacctgatgggatccatccaagagtactgagggaactggcagaggtccttgccaagccactctcgaTCATCTATCAgggttcctggtcaacaggggaggtcccagaggactggaggcttgccaatgtgactcccatttataagaagggtcggagggaggatccggggaactacaggcctgtcatcctgacctcggtaccggggaagattatggaacggtttgtcttgagagcactcacacggcagctccaggataagagggggatcaggcccagtcagcatgggtttacgaaaggcaggtcctgcttgaccaacctgatctccttctatgaccaggtgacccgcctagtggatgagggaaaggctgtcgatgttattttcctagacttcagcaaggcctttgacactgtctctcatggcatactccttgagaagctggcgtctcgtggcctggataagtgcactattcactgggtgaaaaactggctggatggccgagcccagagggtagtggtgaatggggtgaaatccagttggcggcaggtcgcacgtggtgttccccagggctcggtgttgggccctgttctgtttaatatctttattgatgatttggatgaggggattgagtgcaccctcagcaagtttgcagacgacaccaagttgggaggcagggttgatctgcttgagggtagggaggctctacaaagagatctggacaggctggatcgatgggctgaggccaattgtatgaagtttaacacggccaagtgtcgggtcctgcacttcggtcacggcaaccccatgcagcgctacaggcttggggaagagtggctggaaagctgcccagcagagaaagacctgggggtgctggttgacagctggctgaatatgagccagcagtgtgcccaggtggccaagaaggccaatcgcatcctagcctgtatcaggaacagtgtggccagcaggaacagggaggtggttgttcccctgtactcggcactggtgaggccgcacctcgagtactgtgttcacttttgggcccctcactacaggaaagacattgagctgcttgagcgtgtccagagaagggcaaccaagttggtgaggggccttgagcacaagtcttatgaggagcggctgagggatctggggttgttcagtctagaaaagaggaggctgaggggagaccttatcgctctctacaactacctgaaagggggttgtagtgaggtgggtgttggtctcttctgtcaggtgtctggagataggacaagaggaaatggcctcaagttgaggcaagggagatttaggttagatattaggaaaaatttttttactgagagggttgtcaaacattggaatgggctgcccagagaagtggttgattcaccatccctggaggtattaaaaaagcgagtggacagggtactccagggcatggtttagggggcatggttaatggttggacttgatgatcttgaaggtcttttccaaccgaaatgattctatgattctatgattctatgactcttcctcaatattcctccttgattgtttcccattttatgacttctccttttaataagcttccatgcaaatcgtttcttacacttctttatagtcttctcccagttttcctcccacacgtcccgaatttccgggattaaattttcccttccacacaccaatttcactattacggattcttggtgagctctttcccaatcataaaagtgtgaaatttggggaaaacacttagGGCTGTCTGGTTTCCATCTGCTAGATGTACaataccaccttctcccacaagatttacacttcatcAAAATCCAAGCCAGATGCCAATTATTATACAGTCTAGttgcaagcccacatacaaagcagggaatcacccctaagTTTTTTTATCCACACTTCCCTCCCCTATTACTCATTTAGATTTctacctttccaaccacaatcaatctcaactgtatacgtagcccgtcccctcttatcccagggagtccaaacccgacactcagggcattcaatatcccctccacaatctatttgcaacctctgtttacaccacacacattccaggacatatgagggcatacactcatttcctggatgtaaaagacaccattcaaatacccacatttatgcgatgcaccatacagggactttcttacaccaacaccacaaaatgattaagataatcaaactcaaacttacaattacaacgctaacatataaattcaagttccaaatcatcagggagtcacACTTCGTTCATCTCCAGCCGTACCCCTTGTGGAGTTACGAAACTGCggatcagaactccacacacgctctgcagctgagctgcatctcttttactcaaacattcaattcacaattttagacatttacacattaataaaacatatatacacatataaatctcaacataacatttccacatactcacacaaaatctttaacattaaatttccaaacattcacatcatacaatcatcgctccagttgacaacctttcagcagctgtaaAAATGTACCAAgcacaattgcgagggggtccgcttacccttctcctgcgtCTTacataccagtcatcgacaggtccgtcctggctcccgatactgggatgcagcagtcaccccggatttgctcgatctacccccaagatcgctggcggctGCTCTaccggtcagcaaatccccccttgttaccatacagggtaccctcctcccatacggggactacgctgcacgccagacgtctctgcgcaatttaccagctgccccagcctgtacttttacaggctccctttgtaaacataccgtttggtccgcggcttcaggaggttgttgtctgctcccgtggtgagcggctggcagcggaggctcctccgaggaaagtgctcagGGCGCGCCTAGGGgtgtccgctccgcagtcggtcccgcagctgagcagagtctcctggctggctcgccaaactgacgtgcggaaacagactccacaatcagtgagattgtaaagtaggtatgtttattcagcgctgggcagcacggggggtagtcccaccaaagtcgtgcgcgcctgactcggcagttcgcttcaaatttatacagtcaagtgttacatatacatagagtttcgcaatacgcctatacataggcatgatctatccccgcttcatattaaaattagctccaagaAGTAATTTCCCTAAGTTCTTCCCAACTGTGCCGGCGcagtgcctccttgtggtggtcatcgggggtcgtgaagatgaaggctctATGTCTTCTTCGCGGTGAACTCTCAACCTTCTGTCCCTGCACCGACTCAGTCGctccttggcatttatccaaatcacaaggccggtcttggctggttcttggggtcgacttctgcttcttatcagggactatctcttgccccagccagcctcaacaatgcaaacgttaaacatcacctctcatccccttgggccatgtctacctctactgaAATTTCTATAACTTCATTACAAGCTAGATAATTCTTAAAAAGTTCCTATCTAcgtccatatatctactatatctactaaggttcctttggctccccatcTCACTGGTTCctatccacaagttgattcgtcaactggagagccaaggagtgatcagcaaaactcgctcaccctttaatagtcccatatggccagcgCGAatgtctaatggagagtggagactaacagttgactatcatggcctgaatgaagtcatgccgccactgagtgctgccgtttaGGATATgctagagcttcaatatgaactggaatcaaaggcagctaagtggtatgccacaattgacattgctaatgcatttttctccattcctttggcagcggagtgcaggccacagtttgctttcacttggaggggtgtccagtacacctggaatcgactgccccaggggtggaaacacagccccactatttgccatggactgatccaggctgcactggaaaaaggtgaagctccagaacacctgcaatacattgatgacatcactgtatggggcaacatggcagaagaagtttttgagaaagggaagaaaataatccaaatccttttgaaggcgggttttgccataaaagaaagtaaggtcaagggacctgcacaggagatccagttcttagga encodes:
- the LOC128136245 gene encoding uncharacterized protein LOC128136245 isoform X2, with translation MFFTLRNHPEWQRDCGMVPPQDPMVLALERENNKEFRGKLRRCCSAYSIGQRCTKTNKIHQAPEQGLTDLFKPPPRPQEQDADSDRTPTPPDSPVSSRTRKKTTSTALQAPLREAVGPDGGTMLIKVPFSTADLGEWKKVAKDYRSDPLYMQLNRVLPSLHSNSWIN
- the LOC128136245 gene encoding uncharacterized protein LOC128136245 isoform X1; translation: MFFTLRNHPEWQRDCGMVPPQDPMVLALERENNKEFRGKLRRCCSAYSIGQRCTKTNKIHQAPEQGLTDLFKPPPRPQEQDADSDRTPTPPDSPVSSRTRKKTTSTALQAPLREAVGPDGGTMLIKVPFSTADLGEWKKVAKDYRSDPGYQDWITKGMERAIPKTINWSALYAVKQSPSESPFEFLDQLRDVMCRSTPLDPGSEI